TAGATATCAACAAGAAAACGGTTGTGGGTCCTCACCGCCCAAAACACGTCCTCGTAATGCCGCATACACGGCTTGTACTCTAATCCTAATCTACTTTACTGCATTTTAGTGTTGCTTCCCTTCACACGCGCCAAGATTTAGAGATGATCGCGCGCTGGCAAAAACATTGAGCCAATCCAACACCTCAACTTTTACGAACTTTTCGCGTGATCCGCCTTGACAATGGTGGTGCCGTACATCGACACTCCGCGCACCGAAGTCGACGGAAACGCGACTTACCTCACCAATGGCTTTCGCAGCGTCGGACGGCATAACCTATCGGCGCTCGATTCGGTCGAGAACTCGTTCCAGACACCCtcgaaagatgaagacctcCTAAAAGGGCTCGGTGATGATCGAAGACGAAGCTCCGGCGGATTTAAGCTTAGTACACCGCGTGCAGGCACCGGTTCCAAATCGACAAGAAACGCGTTGAACGGCCGGCATCACCTTCCGACCGCAGCACCACCCAAGGGAGAATTTACTCCATTGATGCGGAGTGCTGCAAAGAATAATTTCTTACGAAACATGTCCACGGCGAGGGGGAACGGTCACAAAACTCCAGCTTATATGAAGGAAGGTCGCAGCAATATCCATACACCTGGGCTGCCGAGTTACGATATGACGGGTAtcgacgaggaggatgaaaCCGACGACCAACCAACACCACTACCGCAGGTTGCAAGCAGTAGTGTGCAAAGTACACCCCTTCCCGGGTTGTCGGGTAGAGGCGGGAATGGCCTCTTGAACGATGGGCAGAACATGACTCtgaaggaacaagaaaaggTAAGCCTTGCTTTCTTGTATTCTTTCCATAGGGTTAACGCGGTGCAACTGACCTTTCTAGATAATCGACAAACTAGACAAGGATAACTTTGGTCTGAAATTAAAGATCCACTATTTGCAAGAGCAGCTGGAGAAAGCAGGCCCGTCGTACAATCAAGCAGCACTCAAAGAAAACACCGAGCTGAAGGTGTCAAAGCTCACGATGCAACGAGATATCTCCCGATATAAGAAGAGTCTCCAACAGGCAGAACGCGACCTCGAGGCCTACCGCGTGCAATTTCAAGAACTCCGGGAGAAATTGCGGAGGGGCCAATTGGATGAAACGTCACAGCGCGAGATGGATCTGATGCGGGAGGAACTGGAATCAAAAGATCAGCGAGTCAGAGAACTCCAGGAAGAACTCCGAGATGCGAAGGATAGGCAGTCAGAGGAGATTGAAAAACTCCGTGATGAGATCGAGGACCTGGAAGCCTCTCTCAGGGAGAAGGAGCGTACGATTGACGAGCGCGAtgaggagcttgaagagctgAAAGACAAGGATAGCAAGGAAAATGGAGCACTCGCTGAACTCGAATCTGAACTTTTACGCGCGAGGGAGCAGATGGAAGAGCTACAGGACTCTCTCGACCAAGCAAAATCTGAAGCCCGAGAGGCAAGGGTGTCTGAAAGCCGCGCAAAGAGCGACAAGGAGGAGGCCGAGAAGAATTTGCAAGAGCTACATGACGAGATGGCAAACAAGTCCATTAGTACAAAGGGGTTGACTCGCCAACTAGAAGAAAAATCAAGCAAGttggaagaagagcttcgGACACTGCAAGAGCAAAACAGCGTACTGAAAGAGGAGCTTGAAAGGAAAGCCCAGAATGAAGCCCACCTTGAAGAGCAGTACCGGCGGGCTCAGCAGAGCATGGACGATGAAGGACAGAAATTACATAATGATGCTGCACTGGCCAGACATCAACTAAATATAGCTCAGCAGGAACGCGACGCTCTCTCTGCTCAATTGCAGGAAGCACTCGATGAGATCCAGCGTAAGacagaggaaaaggagctcCTCCAAACACGCCATTACGCTTTAACCGATGAATCCGGTGGTCTACAGGATGAGTTAGCACAGGCGCAAGCCAGGATACGAGAGCTCCAACACTCCATCAATGATACGAAAGAGCATGCCCTGGAAAACGCCGATACCATCCGCACCCAATACAGAGAGGAGATTGAAAGACTTCAGGAAGAAATCGAGGCTCTCAATCATGAGATTGAAGATAAAGAAGGTCAATTTGCGTTGGAACAAGACAGGTGGGAAAGCACCAAGCGAGCTTTGCAACTTCAGAAGGACAGAGCCGAAGACCAAGCGGCTGGCTTCAAGCGTACTATTGAGAAGCTTGAGCAAGTTGAACATACTCTTACGGGTAAAGAAAGCAAGCTTCAAGAGGTTATTGATAGTGAGAAAGCGCGGCATTTCAACTCAGAAGCGGTCTTAAGCCGCCAAGTGAAGGAGTTGAACGACGAGCTCTTATCAAAGAGACAAATTATTGATGACCAACGAACTGAGCTTCTTTCAGTTAAAGAAGAACTTCGCCTTGCCAAGCGTGAAGAAGCAGCACTGACCGAAAAAGTACAAGCTCTGGAGGATGAGGTCGTGGTATTGCAAGCGAACTTGGAGGAAGAACGAGAGTATGCCAAGGGACGAATGCAGAAAGGTTCCAGCGATCATGACAACAGGCTGCAGAACTTAATATCTGAGAAGCAAAAACTTCGCGATCAGCTGGCTAATGCTCATGTCGAATTGCATGATCTACGGACGTCGGTTGCTGACCTCGAGGCTGAGCGTGATGAGCTCCAGGCTCAGCTCGACCAAGCCCAGCATCAGGTTGACGACACTACTAAGTTCGATAAAGAAAAGGTTGAGCTCCGCAAATCTACTCTGCGTCTCGAAGGCGAGCTCAAGAGgttgagggaggagaagtcATCACTTGTGGAAGCGAAGGAGGCTCTCGAAAAGCAGCTCAGCTCTGAAGTTGAAAGAGCTACGATAGAAGAGAATCGTCTTGCGGTTGAGATCGATCAACTTCAAGACAAGCTGCAAGCAACTTCCGGTGTTAGAGATAGGGAACTGACTTCGGCAAAGAGTAAAAATCAGCGTCTCGAAAGGCGAGTGCAGGAGCTAGAGGCACTTTTAGAGCAACAACCTTTGGGCGAACAGGAGCACTCGACCGCGAACGCAGATCTCTCAATGCTGCGCCATAACCTAGACGAGGCGCGGAAACGGGAGAAGACCCTACTCCAGCGGGAAGCAGACCAAAAGGCCTCCGTCCGAAGCTGCAAATCAAGAATCGCCGAGCTTGAGAGAGAGTTGCACGACACCATGATGCGGAAATTTGAGGACCACTCTCCCCATGCGTCACCTTCTGATAAACTCCACGAAGAGCTCCGGAGCTTAC
This Aspergillus flavus chromosome 1, complete sequence DNA region includes the following protein-coding sequences:
- a CDS encoding dystonin, GAS, translated to MVVPYIDTPRTEVDGNATYLTNGFRSVGRHNLSALDSVENSFQTPSKDEDLLKGLGDDRRRSSGGFKLSTPRAGTGSKSTRNALNGRHHLPTAAPPKGEFTPLMRSAAKNNFLRNMSTARGNGHKTPAYMKEGRSNIHTPGLPSYDMTGIDEEDETDDQPTPLPQVASSSVQSTPLPGLSGRGGNGLLNDGQNMTLKEQEKIIDKLDKDNFGLKLKIHYLQEQLEKAGPSYNQAALKENTELKVSKLTMQRDISRYKKSLQQAERDLEAYRVQFQELREKLRRGQLDETSQREMDLMREELESKDQRVRELQEELRDAKDRQSEEIEKLRDEIEDLEASLREKERTIDERDEELEELKDKDSKENGALAELESELLRAREQMEELQDSLDQAKSEAREARVSESRAKSDKEEAEKNLQELHDEMANKSISTKGLTRQLEEKSSKLEEELRTLQEQNSVLKEELERKAQNEAHLEEQYRRAQQSMDDEGQKLHNDAALARHQLNIAQQERDALSAQLQEALDEIQRKTEEKELLQTRHYALTDESGGLQDELAQAQARIRELQHSINDTKEHALENADTIRTQYREEIERLQEEIEALNHEIEDKEGQFALEQDRWESTKRALQLQKDRAEDQAAGFKRTIEKLEQVEHTLTGKESKLQEVIDSEKARHFNSEAVLSRQVKELNDELLSKRQIIDDQRTELLSVKEELRLAKREEAALTEKVQALEDEVVVLQANLEEEREYAKGRMQKGSSDHDNRLQNLISEKQKLRDQLANAHVELHDLRTSVADLEAERDELQAQLDQAQHQVDDTTKFDKEKVELRKSTLRLEGELKRLREEKSSLVEAKEALEKQLSSEVERATIEENRLAVEIDQLQDKLQATSGVRDRELTSAKSKNQRLERRVQELEALLEQQPLGEQEHSTANADLSMLRHNLDEARKREKTLLQREADQKASVRSCKSRIAELERELHDTMMRKFEDHSPHASPSDKLHEELRSLRKQLSEAHRTLRELKSKNRDLERAAMREEDQRDLHELLRSSTLEAESLALKVSERDARLSELRAQVRRIREERAFCARKAEAAIKDLESLQERHNQLAEKTGSKSDSKSRHDKEILGLGKEIIWLRARLKREEKFRRDLAWSKGLMELGERVRVACNEADLRMISEMGVKPRDRAMLRSPRQKLKTGIFMVKAIVRMQRMGQQWQKTKKIGEGLKRAKNEVLKRREASSSKALV